One window of the Salvelinus sp. IW2-2015 linkage group LG10, ASM291031v2, whole genome shotgun sequence genome contains the following:
- the LOC111969575 gene encoding cytochrome b5-like, with amino-acid sequence MGEGINDNMINTNGADNMDVTHTEETADSDVKYYTLEEVKTHNMKTDAWLIIHDKVYNITSFLEEHPGGEDVLMVQAGADATVNFEDVGHSTDAREMLIKYYIGELKMDDRKKEGTKEEFITTSGDGSSSWTTWLIPAIVAVVVGIMYRYYMQERKSS; translated from the exons ATGGGAGAGGGAATTAACGATAACATGATCAACACAAATGGTGCTGATAACATGGACGTGACTCACACAGAAGAGACAGCAGACAGCGATGTGAAATACTACACCTTGGAAGAAGTAAAAACTCATAATATGAAGACGGACGCATGGCTTATCATCCACGATAAAGTGTATAACATCACCAGTTTCTTGGAAGAG CATCCAGGAGGAGAGGATGTTTTGATGGTGCAGGCAGGTGCAGATGCCACAGTGAACTTTGAGGATGTTGGTCACTCTACAGATGCCAGGGAGATGCTCATCAAGTACTACATTGGGGAGCTCAAGATG GATGACCGGAAGAAGGAAGGCACAAAG GAAGAATTCATTACAACTTCAGGAGATGGCTCCAG CTCGTGGACAACATGGTTGATACCTGCCATAGTTGCAGTTGTTGTGGGTATCATGTATCGATACTACATGCAGGAGCGCAAGTCTTCCTGA